From one Triticum aestivum cultivar Chinese Spring chromosome 4B, IWGSC CS RefSeq v2.1, whole genome shotgun sequence genomic stretch:
- the LOC123093610 gene encoding probable signal recognition particle 43 kDa protein, chloroplastic — MEAVLRHPSLSRLKAPNPAAHRTQYLSITVPRRPRVPKRRLAAAAAALFQDQTNPRTAAASKRGDEEDEEGYGEVDRIVSTRTVKNAVFAEDGSATTVTATEYLVEWKDGHEPTWIPAEAIAADVVAEYETPWWDAAKKADADALGALLADEALRRDPDAEDAQGRTAMHFAAGLGSEECLRLLAEAGADVGHAERAGGGLTPLHIAAGYGRATGVRALLELGADAEGPDGKGRTPLELVQEVLAATPKGVPAAFERRQALEAAAKELEKAVYEWGEVEKVVDGRGEGKWREYLVEWRDGGDREWVKAPWVAEDLVKDFEAGLEYGVAEAVLDRRQAADGDGDGKWEYLVKWVDTEEATWEPAENVDAELVQEFERQQPGNGGAASPAETFAG, encoded by the coding sequence atggaggccgtcctGCGACATCCATCCCTTTCCCGCCTCAAAGCCCCGAACCCAGCTGCTCACAGAACCCAGTACCTCTCCATCACGGTCCCTCGCCGTCCTCGCGTCCccaagcgccgcctcgccgccgccgccgccgcgctgttcCAGGACCAGACCAACCCAAGAACCGCGGCAGCAAGCAAGCGGGGcgatgaagaagacgaggagggGTACGGAGAGGTGGACCGCATCGTCTCCACTCGAACCGTCAAGAACGCGGTGTTCGCAGAGGACGGCTCGGCCACCACCGTCACCGCCACGGAGTACCTCGTCGAGTGGAAAGACGGGCACGAGCCGACCTGGATCCCGGCGGAGGCGATAGCCGCGGACGTGGTGGCGGAGTACGAGACGCCGTGGTGGGATGCCGCCAAGAAGGCCGATGCGGATGCGCTGGGCGCGCTGCTGGCGGACGAGGCGCTGCGGCGGGACCCGGACGCCGAGGACGCGCAGGGGCGCACGGCGATGCACTTCGCGGCGGGGCTCGGGTCGGAGGAGTGCCTGCGCTTGCTCGCGGAGGCGGGGGCGGACGTGGGCCACGCGGAGCGCGCCGGCGGAGGGCTGACGCCGCTGCACATCGCGGCGGGGTACGGCCGCGCGACGGGCGTGCGCGCGCTGCTGGAGCTGGGCGCCGACGCGGAGGGCCCCGACGGGAAGGGCCGGACGCCGCTGGAGCTGGTGCAGGAGGTGCTGGCCGCGACGCCCAAGGGCGTCCCAGCGGCGTTCGAGCGGCGACAGGCGCTCGAGGCGGCCGCGAAGGAGCTGGAGAAGGCGGTGTACGAGTGGGGCGAGGTGGAGAAGGTGGTGGACGGGCGCGGCGAGGGCAAGTGGCGGGAGTACCTGGTGGAGTGGCGCGACGGCGGCGACCGGGAGTGGGTGAAAGCGCCGTGGGTGGCGGAGGACCTGGTGAAGGACTTCGAGGCCGGGCTGGAGTACGGCGTCGCGGAGGCCGTCCTGGACAGGAGGCAAGCGgcggacggcgacggggacggcaagTGGGAGTACCTCGTCAAGTGGGTGGACACCGAGGAGGCGACGTGGGAGCCCGCGGAGAACGTGGACGCGGAGCTCGTGCAGGAGTTCGAGCGGCAGCAGCCGGGGAACGGTGGTGCCGCATCGCCGGCGGAGACATTTGCCGGGTGA